The Daucus carota subsp. sativus chromosome 9, DH1 v3.0, whole genome shotgun sequence genome window below encodes:
- the LOC108201190 gene encoding zinc finger protein GAI-ASSOCIATED FACTOR 1-like → MAMEGHQNAHKAEREAEKRQAETEDDNPLSMSTASSMVNQFSNQISNPDAEVVALSPESLTAKNRFVCELCDKGFPREQNLQLHRRGHNLPWKLKKKTDQEVQKVYICPQIGCVHHDPSRALGDLTGIKKQFARKHSEKKFNCSRCHKRYAVLSDLKVHSKTCGTKEYKCECGFIFSR, encoded by the exons ATGGCCATGGAAGGCCACCAAAACGCCCACAAAGCAGAGCGCGAAGCTGAAAAGCGGCAGGCTGAAACCGAGGATGACAATCCTCTTTCCATGAGTACTGCATCTTCAATGGTCaatcaattttcaaatcaaatttcaa ATCCTGATGCTGAGGTTGTTGCGCTTTCTCCTGAATCTCTTACGGCCAAGAACCGTTTTGTATGTGAGCTGTGCGACAAGGGTTTTCCTCGGGAACAGAACTTGCAACTCCACAGGAGAGGGCACAATTTGCCCTGGAAGCTTAAGAAAAAGACAGATCAGGAGGTGCAGAAGGTTTACATCTGCCCTCAAATTGGTTGTGTCCATCATGATCCATCAAGGGCTCTCGGAGATCTCACCGGAATCAAGAAGCAGTTTGCTAGAAAACACAGTGAGAAGAAATTCAATTGCAGTAGATGTCACAAGAGGTATGCTGTGCTGTCTGACCTGAAAGTTCACAGCAAGACCTGTGGCACAAAGGAGTACAAGTGCGAGTGTGGATTTATCTTCTCTAGGTAA